A window from Salmo trutta chromosome 29, fSalTru1.1, whole genome shotgun sequence encodes these proteins:
- the LOC115167217 gene encoding cell cycle progression protein 1 isoform X2 has protein sequence MSESSSDTESSCGWTIISNEGSDIEALGPENGLECGSDLPESAVLGPELLQDQPTSLSAECTEERGESSLDATLKEETLDETLSASEAGGEVAGDEHVTLCSSSDHSDIVTLGDTRETELGPWDEQAVEEEEEEEGAVSEELYLGTSSSSQYTFSAAETARLMMGHWKLPQSLWDLGCHLKGQMSGSRSLSVFPVVADSSSSEDEGGEQVTPVVRRRRVRKSTTSSVADHGEEVQESGHSDREETLEEEQKEVQEEEVQQEPHIAPPPQGHVSGTLNKCILLALIIAISMGFGHFYGKFEGTVQVQERQKIVEKICGVNDLGNSRDLQPQCHKGPNVINKDVVKSLREDLKDKSDMMLSLTGIIDKLTKENQDLRSKQAQLQAQKEDLVMKLKQTGEERVKIESQQNHLMVENQLLKSSLEREEESLSTLQEELRNLRSQIRDLEETGAGADFILSENQRLKDHLEEETQRLRSFLSQREALMAEAQTLRRELDNERRVTDQLREQLSSRNTRAGGEADLETKELQSRLMELQKKLSFEQQRSDLWLRLYVETKEDRAKGDKQAKVKKSKDGVIGKVKDTFDAVKNSTKEFVHHHKEQITKAKEAVKENLRKFSDSVKSTFRHFKDSASRMMDKTYRPHNRRFHERKDAKTEQQEHHRDHGNKHSEEEPWQSRTHKPLHHHPRKSTDDSFQAHRNTRKSGSKVEEDPDAEQQQRGVPKGCSGVFDCAYQESMSLFNKAMDPIRADEFNQLLHSYLQQEVDHFHHWTELESFIKNFFHNGVFIHDQMLFTDFVSGVEDYLEDMDDYHGHNDDVFEDLDEYVYRHFFGDTYSKRYGSSRPFEGPDTDTKEERLAKHQQRNQRARPQRERKWSRAGRNTDRHMADVKIELGPMPFDPKY, from the exons ATGTCAGAGAGCTCAAGTGACACAGAGTCCTCCTGTGGGTGGACTATCATAAGTAATGAA GGTTCAGATATTGAGGCCCTGGGGCCAGAGAACGGCCTGGAATGTGGGTCTGATCTCCCAGAGAGCGCAGTGCTGGGGCCAGAGCTGCTGCAGGAccaacccacctctctctctg CTGAGTGCACTGAGGAGAGGGGTGAGTCATCTCTTGATGCCACTCTGAAAGAAGAAACCTTAGACGAGACATTGTCTGCTTCTGAG GCTGGAGGTGAGGTGGCCGGGGACGAGCATGTGACTCTGTGCTCCTCCAGCGACCACTCTGACATTGTGACTCTGGGGGACACGAGGGAGACTGAGCTCGGGCCTTGGGATGAGCAggcagtggaggaggaggaggaggaggagggagcagtCAGTGAGGAGCTCTACCTGGGCACCTCCTCCAGCAGCCAGTACACCTTCAGCGCAGCAGAGACTG CCAGGCTGATGATGGGCCACTGGAAGCTTCCACAGAGTCTGTGGGACTTGGGCTGTCATCTGAAAGGGCAGATGTCTGGCAGCCGTTCTCTCTCAG TTTTCCCTGTGGTTGCAGACTCCAGCAGCAGtgaggatgagggaggagagcAGGTCACCCCAGTAGTGCGGAGGCGCAGGGTGAGGAAGAGCACCACTAGCTCTGTGGCTGACCATGGAGAGGAGGTGCAGGAGTCTGGCCACAGTGACCGAGAGGAGACTCTagaggaggagcagaaggaggtacaggaggaggaggtgcaGCAGGAACCTCACATTGCTCCCCCACCTCAAGGCCATGTCAGCGGCACCCTTAACAAATGTATCCTACTAGCCCTCATCATCGCCATCAGCATGGGCTTTGGTCACTTCTATG GAAAATTTGAAG GCACAGTACAGGTTCAGGAGAGACAGAAGATTGTGGAGAAGATCTGTGGAGTGAACGACCTTGGTAATTCGAGAGATCTGCAGCCTCAGTGTCATAAAGGACCAAATGTCATCAACAAG GACGTGGTTAAGAGTCTGAGAGAAGACCTAAAGGACAAGAGTGACATGATGCTGTCTCTCACAGGGATTATCGACAAGCTTACTAAAGAGAACCAGGATCTCAGATCCAAACAGGCCCAGCTACAG GCCCAGAAAGAAGACTTGGTCATGAAACTGAAGCAGACTGGTGAAGAGAGGGTTAAGATTGAGTCTCAGCAGAATCACCTGATGGTGGAGAACCAGCTGCTGAAGAGCTCCCTGGAGCGTGAGGAGGAGTCCCTGTCCACCCTTCAGGAGGAGCTGAGGAACCTGCGCTCCCAGATCCGAGACCTGGAGGAGACTGGGGCCGGGGCCGACTTCATACTGTCTGAGAACCAGAGGCTGAAGGACCACCTGGAGGAGGAGACGCAGCGCCTCCGTAGCTTCCTGAGCCAGAGGGAGGCCCTGATGGCTGAGGCCCAGACGCTGAGGAGGGAGCTGGATAATGAGCGGAGGGTGACTGACCAGCTAAGGGAGCAGCTGAGCAGCCGCAACACCAGGGCCGGAGGAGAGGCCGACCTGGAGACAAAGGAGCTGCAGTCACGGCTCATGGAGTTGCAGAAGAAGCTGAGCTTTGAGCAGCAGCGCTCCGACCTTTGGTTGAGGCTCTATGTGGAAACCAAAGAGGACCGGGCAAAGGGAGACAAGCAGGCCAAAGTCAAGAAGTCCAAGGACGGCGTGATAGGGAAGGTTAAAGATACTTTTGATGCGGTGAAGAACTCCACCAAGGAGTTTGTGCACCATCACAAAGAGCAGATAACGAAAGCCAAAGAGGCTGTGAAAGAGAATCTGAGGAAGTTCTCAGATTCTGTGAAATCCACCTTCCGCCACTTCAAGGACTCTGCTTCGCGTATGATGGACAAGACTTACCGGCCTCACAATCGGAGGTTTCACGAGAGGAAGGATGCCAAGACTGAGCAGCAGGAGCATCATAGAGATCATGGAAACAAGCACTCAGAGGAGGAACCATGGCAGTCCAGAACCCACAAGCCCCTGCATCATCACCCTCGTAAATCCACTGACGACTCTTTCCAGGCACACCGTAACACCCGGAAGTCAGGGAGTAAAGTTGAGGAGGACCCAGACGCTGAGCAACAACAAAGAGGAGTGCCCAAAGGTTGCTCTGGGGTTTTCGACTGTGCCTACCAAGAATCCATGAGCCTCTTCAACAAAGCCATGGACCCCATAAGAGCAGATGAGTTCAACCAGCTGCTTCACAGCTACCTCCAGCAGGAGGTTGACCACTTCCACCACTGGACTGAGCTGGAGAGCTTTATTAAAAATTTCTTTCACAACGGCGTCTTCATCCACGATCAGATGCTGTTCACAGACTTTGTTAGTGGTGTGGAAGACTACCTGGAGGACATGGATGACTACCATGGCCACAACGATGACGTCTTTGAAGATCTTGACGAGTATGTCTACAGGCACTTCTTTGGAGATACCTACTCAAAACGTTATGGGTCAAG TAGACCCTTTGAGGGGCCAGATACGGATACTAAAGAAGAAAGACTAGCAAAGCACCAGCAGCGCAATCAGAGGGCCCGGCCacaaagagagaggaagtggagcagagcaggacggaacacagacagacacatggctGATGTAAAAATAGAGTTGGGTCCTATGCCCTTTGATCCCAAATATTGA
- the LOC115167217 gene encoding cell cycle progression protein 1 isoform X7, translating to MSESSSDTESSCGWTIISNEGSDIEALGPENGLECGSDLPESAVLGPELLQDQPTSLSAECTEERGESSLDATLKEETLDETLSASEAGGEVAGDEHVTLCSSSDHSDIVTLGDTRETELGPWDEQAVEEEEEEEGAVSEELYLGTSSSSQYTFSAAETARLMMGHWKLPQSLWDLGCHLKGQMSGSRSLSVFPVVADSSSSEDEGGEQVTPVVRRRRVRKSTTSSVADHGEEVQESGHSDREETLEEEQKEVQEEEVQQEPHIAPPPQGHVSGTLNKCILLALIIAISMGFGHFYGKFEGTVQVQERQKIVEKICGVNDLGNSRDLQPQCHKGPNVINKAQKEDLVMKLKQTGEERVKIESQQNHLMVENQLLKSSLEREEESLSTLQEELRNLRSQIRDLEETGAGADFILSENQRLKDHLEEETQRLRSFLSQREALMAEAQTLRRELDNERRVTDQLREQLSSRNTRAGGEADLETKELQSRLMELQKKLSFEQQRSDLWLRLYVETKEDRAKGDKQAKVKKSKDGVIGKVKDTFDAVKNSTKEFVHHHKEQITKAKEAVKENLRKFSDSVKSTFRHFKDSASRMMDKTYRPHNRRFHERKDAKTEQQEHHRDHGNKHSEEEPWQSRTHKPLHHHPRKSTDDSFQAHRNTRKSGSKVEEDPDAEQQQRGVPKGCSGVFDCAYQESMSLFNKAMDPIRADEFNQLLHSYLQQEVDHFHHWTELESFIKNFFHNGVFIHDQMLFTDFVSGVEDYLEDMDDYHGHNDDVFEDLDEYVYRHFFGDTYSKRYGSSRPFEGPDTDTKEERLAKHQQRNQRARPQRERKWSRAGRNTDRHMADVKIELGPMPFDPKY from the exons ATGTCAGAGAGCTCAAGTGACACAGAGTCCTCCTGTGGGTGGACTATCATAAGTAATGAA GGTTCAGATATTGAGGCCCTGGGGCCAGAGAACGGCCTGGAATGTGGGTCTGATCTCCCAGAGAGCGCAGTGCTGGGGCCAGAGCTGCTGCAGGAccaacccacctctctctctg CTGAGTGCACTGAGGAGAGGGGTGAGTCATCTCTTGATGCCACTCTGAAAGAAGAAACCTTAGACGAGACATTGTCTGCTTCTGAG GCTGGAGGTGAGGTGGCCGGGGACGAGCATGTGACTCTGTGCTCCTCCAGCGACCACTCTGACATTGTGACTCTGGGGGACACGAGGGAGACTGAGCTCGGGCCTTGGGATGAGCAggcagtggaggaggaggaggaggaggagggagcagtCAGTGAGGAGCTCTACCTGGGCACCTCCTCCAGCAGCCAGTACACCTTCAGCGCAGCAGAGACTG CCAGGCTGATGATGGGCCACTGGAAGCTTCCACAGAGTCTGTGGGACTTGGGCTGTCATCTGAAAGGGCAGATGTCTGGCAGCCGTTCTCTCTCAG TTTTCCCTGTGGTTGCAGACTCCAGCAGCAGtgaggatgagggaggagagcAGGTCACCCCAGTAGTGCGGAGGCGCAGGGTGAGGAAGAGCACCACTAGCTCTGTGGCTGACCATGGAGAGGAGGTGCAGGAGTCTGGCCACAGTGACCGAGAGGAGACTCTagaggaggagcagaaggaggtacaggaggaggaggtgcaGCAGGAACCTCACATTGCTCCCCCACCTCAAGGCCATGTCAGCGGCACCCTTAACAAATGTATCCTACTAGCCCTCATCATCGCCATCAGCATGGGCTTTGGTCACTTCTATG GAAAATTTGAAG GCACAGTACAGGTTCAGGAGAGACAGAAGATTGTGGAGAAGATCTGTGGAGTGAACGACCTTGGTAATTCGAGAGATCTGCAGCCTCAGTGTCATAAAGGACCAAATGTCATCAACAAG GCCCAGAAAGAAGACTTGGTCATGAAACTGAAGCAGACTGGTGAAGAGAGGGTTAAGATTGAGTCTCAGCAGAATCACCTGATGGTGGAGAACCAGCTGCTGAAGAGCTCCCTGGAGCGTGAGGAGGAGTCCCTGTCCACCCTTCAGGAGGAGCTGAGGAACCTGCGCTCCCAGATCCGAGACCTGGAGGAGACTGGGGCCGGGGCCGACTTCATACTGTCTGAGAACCAGAGGCTGAAGGACCACCTGGAGGAGGAGACGCAGCGCCTCCGTAGCTTCCTGAGCCAGAGGGAGGCCCTGATGGCTGAGGCCCAGACGCTGAGGAGGGAGCTGGATAATGAGCGGAGGGTGACTGACCAGCTAAGGGAGCAGCTGAGCAGCCGCAACACCAGGGCCGGAGGAGAGGCCGACCTGGAGACAAAGGAGCTGCAGTCACGGCTCATGGAGTTGCAGAAGAAGCTGAGCTTTGAGCAGCAGCGCTCCGACCTTTGGTTGAGGCTCTATGTGGAAACCAAAGAGGACCGGGCAAAGGGAGACAAGCAGGCCAAAGTCAAGAAGTCCAAGGACGGCGTGATAGGGAAGGTTAAAGATACTTTTGATGCGGTGAAGAACTCCACCAAGGAGTTTGTGCACCATCACAAAGAGCAGATAACGAAAGCCAAAGAGGCTGTGAAAGAGAATCTGAGGAAGTTCTCAGATTCTGTGAAATCCACCTTCCGCCACTTCAAGGACTCTGCTTCGCGTATGATGGACAAGACTTACCGGCCTCACAATCGGAGGTTTCACGAGAGGAAGGATGCCAAGACTGAGCAGCAGGAGCATCATAGAGATCATGGAAACAAGCACTCAGAGGAGGAACCATGGCAGTCCAGAACCCACAAGCCCCTGCATCATCACCCTCGTAAATCCACTGACGACTCTTTCCAGGCACACCGTAACACCCGGAAGTCAGGGAGTAAAGTTGAGGAGGACCCAGACGCTGAGCAACAACAAAGAGGAGTGCCCAAAGGTTGCTCTGGGGTTTTCGACTGTGCCTACCAAGAATCCATGAGCCTCTTCAACAAAGCCATGGACCCCATAAGAGCAGATGAGTTCAACCAGCTGCTTCACAGCTACCTCCAGCAGGAGGTTGACCACTTCCACCACTGGACTGAGCTGGAGAGCTTTATTAAAAATTTCTTTCACAACGGCGTCTTCATCCACGATCAGATGCTGTTCACAGACTTTGTTAGTGGTGTGGAAGACTACCTGGAGGACATGGATGACTACCATGGCCACAACGATGACGTCTTTGAAGATCTTGACGAGTATGTCTACAGGCACTTCTTTGGAGATACCTACTCAAAACGTTATGGGTCAAG TAGACCCTTTGAGGGGCCAGATACGGATACTAAAGAAGAAAGACTAGCAAAGCACCAGCAGCGCAATCAGAGGGCCCGGCCacaaagagagaggaagtggagcagagcaggacggaacacagacagacacatggctGATGTAAAAATAGAGTTGGGTCCTATGCCCTTTGATCCCAAATATTGA
- the LOC115167217 gene encoding cell cycle progression protein 1 isoform X4, whose product MSESSSDTESSCGWTIISNEGSDIEALGPENGLECGSDLPESAVLGPELLQDQPTSLSAECTEERGESSLDATLKEETLDETLSASEAGGEVAGDEHVTLCSSSDHSDIVTLGDTRETELGPWDEQAVEEEEEEEGAVSEELYLGTSSSSQYTFSAAETVFPVVADSSSSEDEGGEQVTPVVRRRRVRKSTTSSVADHGEEVQESGHSDREETLEEEQKEVQEEEVQQEPHIAPPPQGHVSGTLNKCILLALIIAISMGFGHFYGKFEGTVWSGWFEGTVQVQERQKIVEKICGVNDLGNSRDLQPQCHKGPNVINKDVVKSLREDLKDKSDMMLSLTGIIDKLTKENQDLRSKQAQLQAQKEDLVMKLKQTGEERVKIESQQNHLMVENQLLKSSLEREEESLSTLQEELRNLRSQIRDLEETGAGADFILSENQRLKDHLEEETQRLRSFLSQREALMAEAQTLRRELDNERRVTDQLREQLSSRNTRAGGEADLETKELQSRLMELQKKLSFEQQRSDLWLRLYVETKEDRAKGDKQAKVKKSKDGVIGKVKDTFDAVKNSTKEFVHHHKEQITKAKEAVKENLRKFSDSVKSTFRHFKDSASRMMDKTYRPHNRRFHERKDAKTEQQEHHRDHGNKHSEEEPWQSRTHKPLHHHPRKSTDDSFQAHRNTRKSGSKVEEDPDAEQQQRGVPKGCSGVFDCAYQESMSLFNKAMDPIRADEFNQLLHSYLQQEVDHFHHWTELESFIKNFFHNGVFIHDQMLFTDFVSGVEDYLEDMDDYHGHNDDVFEDLDEYVYRHFFGDTYSKRYGSSRPFEGPDTDTKEERLAKHQQRNQRARPQRERKWSRAGRNTDRHMADVKIELGPMPFDPKY is encoded by the exons ATGTCAGAGAGCTCAAGTGACACAGAGTCCTCCTGTGGGTGGACTATCATAAGTAATGAA GGTTCAGATATTGAGGCCCTGGGGCCAGAGAACGGCCTGGAATGTGGGTCTGATCTCCCAGAGAGCGCAGTGCTGGGGCCAGAGCTGCTGCAGGAccaacccacctctctctctg CTGAGTGCACTGAGGAGAGGGGTGAGTCATCTCTTGATGCCACTCTGAAAGAAGAAACCTTAGACGAGACATTGTCTGCTTCTGAG GCTGGAGGTGAGGTGGCCGGGGACGAGCATGTGACTCTGTGCTCCTCCAGCGACCACTCTGACATTGTGACTCTGGGGGACACGAGGGAGACTGAGCTCGGGCCTTGGGATGAGCAggcagtggaggaggaggaggaggaggagggagcagtCAGTGAGGAGCTCTACCTGGGCACCTCCTCCAGCAGCCAGTACACCTTCAGCGCAGCAGAGACTG TTTTCCCTGTGGTTGCAGACTCCAGCAGCAGtgaggatgagggaggagagcAGGTCACCCCAGTAGTGCGGAGGCGCAGGGTGAGGAAGAGCACCACTAGCTCTGTGGCTGACCATGGAGAGGAGGTGCAGGAGTCTGGCCACAGTGACCGAGAGGAGACTCTagaggaggagcagaaggaggtacaggaggaggaggtgcaGCAGGAACCTCACATTGCTCCCCCACCTCAAGGCCATGTCAGCGGCACCCTTAACAAATGTATCCTACTAGCCCTCATCATCGCCATCAGCATGGGCTTTGGTCACTTCTATG GAAAATTTGAAGGTACAGTATGGAGTGGATGGTTTGAGG GCACAGTACAGGTTCAGGAGAGACAGAAGATTGTGGAGAAGATCTGTGGAGTGAACGACCTTGGTAATTCGAGAGATCTGCAGCCTCAGTGTCATAAAGGACCAAATGTCATCAACAAG GACGTGGTTAAGAGTCTGAGAGAAGACCTAAAGGACAAGAGTGACATGATGCTGTCTCTCACAGGGATTATCGACAAGCTTACTAAAGAGAACCAGGATCTCAGATCCAAACAGGCCCAGCTACAG GCCCAGAAAGAAGACTTGGTCATGAAACTGAAGCAGACTGGTGAAGAGAGGGTTAAGATTGAGTCTCAGCAGAATCACCTGATGGTGGAGAACCAGCTGCTGAAGAGCTCCCTGGAGCGTGAGGAGGAGTCCCTGTCCACCCTTCAGGAGGAGCTGAGGAACCTGCGCTCCCAGATCCGAGACCTGGAGGAGACTGGGGCCGGGGCCGACTTCATACTGTCTGAGAACCAGAGGCTGAAGGACCACCTGGAGGAGGAGACGCAGCGCCTCCGTAGCTTCCTGAGCCAGAGGGAGGCCCTGATGGCTGAGGCCCAGACGCTGAGGAGGGAGCTGGATAATGAGCGGAGGGTGACTGACCAGCTAAGGGAGCAGCTGAGCAGCCGCAACACCAGGGCCGGAGGAGAGGCCGACCTGGAGACAAAGGAGCTGCAGTCACGGCTCATGGAGTTGCAGAAGAAGCTGAGCTTTGAGCAGCAGCGCTCCGACCTTTGGTTGAGGCTCTATGTGGAAACCAAAGAGGACCGGGCAAAGGGAGACAAGCAGGCCAAAGTCAAGAAGTCCAAGGACGGCGTGATAGGGAAGGTTAAAGATACTTTTGATGCGGTGAAGAACTCCACCAAGGAGTTTGTGCACCATCACAAAGAGCAGATAACGAAAGCCAAAGAGGCTGTGAAAGAGAATCTGAGGAAGTTCTCAGATTCTGTGAAATCCACCTTCCGCCACTTCAAGGACTCTGCTTCGCGTATGATGGACAAGACTTACCGGCCTCACAATCGGAGGTTTCACGAGAGGAAGGATGCCAAGACTGAGCAGCAGGAGCATCATAGAGATCATGGAAACAAGCACTCAGAGGAGGAACCATGGCAGTCCAGAACCCACAAGCCCCTGCATCATCACCCTCGTAAATCCACTGACGACTCTTTCCAGGCACACCGTAACACCCGGAAGTCAGGGAGTAAAGTTGAGGAGGACCCAGACGCTGAGCAACAACAAAGAGGAGTGCCCAAAGGTTGCTCTGGGGTTTTCGACTGTGCCTACCAAGAATCCATGAGCCTCTTCAACAAAGCCATGGACCCCATAAGAGCAGATGAGTTCAACCAGCTGCTTCACAGCTACCTCCAGCAGGAGGTTGACCACTTCCACCACTGGACTGAGCTGGAGAGCTTTATTAAAAATTTCTTTCACAACGGCGTCTTCATCCACGATCAGATGCTGTTCACAGACTTTGTTAGTGGTGTGGAAGACTACCTGGAGGACATGGATGACTACCATGGCCACAACGATGACGTCTTTGAAGATCTTGACGAGTATGTCTACAGGCACTTCTTTGGAGATACCTACTCAAAACGTTATGGGTCAAG TAGACCCTTTGAGGGGCCAGATACGGATACTAAAGAAGAAAGACTAGCAAAGCACCAGCAGCGCAATCAGAGGGCCCGGCCacaaagagagaggaagtggagcagagcaggacggaacacagacagacacatggctGATGTAAAAATAGAGTTGGGTCCTATGCCCTTTGATCCCAAATATTGA
- the LOC115167217 gene encoding cell cycle progression protein 1 isoform X8, translating to MSESSSDTESSCGWTIISNEGSDIEALGPENGLECGSDLPESAVLGPELLQDQPTSLSAECTEERGESSLDATLKEETLDETLSASEAGGEVAGDEHVTLCSSSDHSDIVTLGDTRETELGPWDEQAVEEEEEEEGAVSEELYLGTSSSSQYTFSAAETARLMMGHWKLPQSLWDLGCHLKGQMSGSRSLSVFPVVADSSSSEDEGGEQVTPVVRRRRVRKSTTSSVADHGEEVQESGHSDREETLEEEQKEVQEEEVQQEPHIAPPPQGHVSGTLNKCILLALIIAISMGFGHFYGTVQVQERQKIVEKICGVNDLGNSRDLQPQCHKGPNVINKAQKEDLVMKLKQTGEERVKIESQQNHLMVENQLLKSSLEREEESLSTLQEELRNLRSQIRDLEETGAGADFILSENQRLKDHLEEETQRLRSFLSQREALMAEAQTLRRELDNERRVTDQLREQLSSRNTRAGGEADLETKELQSRLMELQKKLSFEQQRSDLWLRLYVETKEDRAKGDKQAKVKKSKDGVIGKVKDTFDAVKNSTKEFVHHHKEQITKAKEAVKENLRKFSDSVKSTFRHFKDSASRMMDKTYRPHNRRFHERKDAKTEQQEHHRDHGNKHSEEEPWQSRTHKPLHHHPRKSTDDSFQAHRNTRKSGSKVEEDPDAEQQQRGVPKGCSGVFDCAYQESMSLFNKAMDPIRADEFNQLLHSYLQQEVDHFHHWTELESFIKNFFHNGVFIHDQMLFTDFVSGVEDYLEDMDDYHGHNDDVFEDLDEYVYRHFFGDTYSKRYGSSRPFEGPDTDTKEERLAKHQQRNQRARPQRERKWSRAGRNTDRHMADVKIELGPMPFDPKY from the exons ATGTCAGAGAGCTCAAGTGACACAGAGTCCTCCTGTGGGTGGACTATCATAAGTAATGAA GGTTCAGATATTGAGGCCCTGGGGCCAGAGAACGGCCTGGAATGTGGGTCTGATCTCCCAGAGAGCGCAGTGCTGGGGCCAGAGCTGCTGCAGGAccaacccacctctctctctg CTGAGTGCACTGAGGAGAGGGGTGAGTCATCTCTTGATGCCACTCTGAAAGAAGAAACCTTAGACGAGACATTGTCTGCTTCTGAG GCTGGAGGTGAGGTGGCCGGGGACGAGCATGTGACTCTGTGCTCCTCCAGCGACCACTCTGACATTGTGACTCTGGGGGACACGAGGGAGACTGAGCTCGGGCCTTGGGATGAGCAggcagtggaggaggaggaggaggaggagggagcagtCAGTGAGGAGCTCTACCTGGGCACCTCCTCCAGCAGCCAGTACACCTTCAGCGCAGCAGAGACTG CCAGGCTGATGATGGGCCACTGGAAGCTTCCACAGAGTCTGTGGGACTTGGGCTGTCATCTGAAAGGGCAGATGTCTGGCAGCCGTTCTCTCTCAG TTTTCCCTGTGGTTGCAGACTCCAGCAGCAGtgaggatgagggaggagagcAGGTCACCCCAGTAGTGCGGAGGCGCAGGGTGAGGAAGAGCACCACTAGCTCTGTGGCTGACCATGGAGAGGAGGTGCAGGAGTCTGGCCACAGTGACCGAGAGGAGACTCTagaggaggagcagaaggaggtacaggaggaggaggtgcaGCAGGAACCTCACATTGCTCCCCCACCTCAAGGCCATGTCAGCGGCACCCTTAACAAATGTATCCTACTAGCCCTCATCATCGCCATCAGCATGGGCTTTGGTCACTTCTATG GCACAGTACAGGTTCAGGAGAGACAGAAGATTGTGGAGAAGATCTGTGGAGTGAACGACCTTGGTAATTCGAGAGATCTGCAGCCTCAGTGTCATAAAGGACCAAATGTCATCAACAAG GCCCAGAAAGAAGACTTGGTCATGAAACTGAAGCAGACTGGTGAAGAGAGGGTTAAGATTGAGTCTCAGCAGAATCACCTGATGGTGGAGAACCAGCTGCTGAAGAGCTCCCTGGAGCGTGAGGAGGAGTCCCTGTCCACCCTTCAGGAGGAGCTGAGGAACCTGCGCTCCCAGATCCGAGACCTGGAGGAGACTGGGGCCGGGGCCGACTTCATACTGTCTGAGAACCAGAGGCTGAAGGACCACCTGGAGGAGGAGACGCAGCGCCTCCGTAGCTTCCTGAGCCAGAGGGAGGCCCTGATGGCTGAGGCCCAGACGCTGAGGAGGGAGCTGGATAATGAGCGGAGGGTGACTGACCAGCTAAGGGAGCAGCTGAGCAGCCGCAACACCAGGGCCGGAGGAGAGGCCGACCTGGAGACAAAGGAGCTGCAGTCACGGCTCATGGAGTTGCAGAAGAAGCTGAGCTTTGAGCAGCAGCGCTCCGACCTTTGGTTGAGGCTCTATGTGGAAACCAAAGAGGACCGGGCAAAGGGAGACAAGCAGGCCAAAGTCAAGAAGTCCAAGGACGGCGTGATAGGGAAGGTTAAAGATACTTTTGATGCGGTGAAGAACTCCACCAAGGAGTTTGTGCACCATCACAAAGAGCAGATAACGAAAGCCAAAGAGGCTGTGAAAGAGAATCTGAGGAAGTTCTCAGATTCTGTGAAATCCACCTTCCGCCACTTCAAGGACTCTGCTTCGCGTATGATGGACAAGACTTACCGGCCTCACAATCGGAGGTTTCACGAGAGGAAGGATGCCAAGACTGAGCAGCAGGAGCATCATAGAGATCATGGAAACAAGCACTCAGAGGAGGAACCATGGCAGTCCAGAACCCACAAGCCCCTGCATCATCACCCTCGTAAATCCACTGACGACTCTTTCCAGGCACACCGTAACACCCGGAAGTCAGGGAGTAAAGTTGAGGAGGACCCAGACGCTGAGCAACAACAAAGAGGAGTGCCCAAAGGTTGCTCTGGGGTTTTCGACTGTGCCTACCAAGAATCCATGAGCCTCTTCAACAAAGCCATGGACCCCATAAGAGCAGATGAGTTCAACCAGCTGCTTCACAGCTACCTCCAGCAGGAGGTTGACCACTTCCACCACTGGACTGAGCTGGAGAGCTTTATTAAAAATTTCTTTCACAACGGCGTCTTCATCCACGATCAGATGCTGTTCACAGACTTTGTTAGTGGTGTGGAAGACTACCTGGAGGACATGGATGACTACCATGGCCACAACGATGACGTCTTTGAAGATCTTGACGAGTATGTCTACAGGCACTTCTTTGGAGATACCTACTCAAAACGTTATGGGTCAAG TAGACCCTTTGAGGGGCCAGATACGGATACTAAAGAAGAAAGACTAGCAAAGCACCAGCAGCGCAATCAGAGGGCCCGGCCacaaagagagaggaagtggagcagagcaggacggaacacagacagacacatggctGATGTAAAAATAGAGTTGGGTCCTATGCCCTTTGATCCCAAATATTGA